TTCCGGATTGATCACCCATTTTCTCCATATTCACCAACAGTGCTGGAATCTCATCGCTACCTGGCAACTGTTTGAGTGCCTGAGCCAGCTTTTCACTTACAATTTTGTTCTCAGCTTCAAATCTGGGCAACTCATCAGCAACAGCCCGTACCTGATTTACCTTGCTTTGCAAACCTGTAAGTTTTTGCTGTAATCCTTCGACCTCATCCATTTTATCCATATAAAACAAATAAAAGTACAACCCCCCGAGCAAAAGCATAAGGGCTGCGGATATCAGCGTCTTCTGATAATCGGGAAGCTTTATATAGCCTGTTTTTATAGTTTCAGCATCTAACGCCATTTACTTCCCTTTTTCTTCCGGTACCGGCGGCTGATAAATAACAAATAAATCAAATTGGTGGACATTCTCACCTGCTATAACTTTCTTTTTTGTTGACTTCAATTTGATATTAGTGAAGTAATCGGACTTTTCCATCCTAGTCATAAAGGCGGCTACTGCATCATGGTCCAGCGATATACCTTGAAGAGTCAATCCCTTTTTACCTCCCTTCAGACTCTCAAGCCACAGTCCTTCGGGAATGACATTACTCAACTCATCCATCAATTTAACGCCGTCAGTCCGCCCGTAATTAAGCTTCTTAATAACATCAAGCTTTTTCGCCAGCATTTTTGAGTTAGCCTTGAATTTATCTACTTTCGCCTTGATTTTATTAAGTCTCGTCAGTTCAGCTTGCGTTCGCTTTATATCTTCGTTCAAACCATCTATCTTCCCGGTAATCGACATATGAAGAAAACCTATAAGGGCAAACAAAGCGATAAGCATTAAAACAGCAATCATTGCCTGGGCTCTTAAACTCTCTCGTTTGGCAGCCGCCCTGACGGGAAGAAGATTAATTTTAACCATTTAATCTCCCTCCGTCCTTATGGCAAGACCAACAGCAACACCAAATGACGGCCCGACATCAGAAAGATATTGCCCATCAAAAGCTTTCCCACTGGAAATGGCATTAAAAGGATTGGCCACCTCAACGTGCATACCCAGCTTATCAGACATAACCTTGTCAAGATTTCGGACTTTGGCGCCACCACCACAGATATAAACCTTGGAAACATTATCATCAGGATTGGTCGCCATAAAGAAATCAAGTGTTCTGGCGATCTCTGCAGAAAAAGAGTCGCAAGATTCCTGGATAACGGCCTTAACCTCATCAGGGTCAGCGCCCTCCACCTTCCTGCCGAGCTTCGCCGCATCAGCATCTTCATAGCTTAATCCGAATCGTTTTGCAATTTCCTCCGTAAATTGTCCACCGCCATTGGCAACATCTCTTGTAAAAAGTGACAAACCATCTTTAATGATATTGATATTAGAGAGGCTGGCACCGATATTAACTACAGCTACAGCCTCCCCCTCAGCAAGGGAATAATTTATTTCGAGCATGTTCTGACAGGCAAAGGCATCAATATCCATGACAACAGGGTTCAGGCCCGCTTCCGCCAAAACTGCCGTATAGTCATCAATAATTTCTTTCTTGGCAGCAACGAGCAACACTTCCATTTGGCTCTCATCTGCCGGGTCAGGTCCAAGAATCTCAAAATCAAGGTTTACATCGGCAATATCAAAGGGAACATACTGTTCAGCCTCCCATTGAATGGAATCAGCCAATTCATCTTCAGTCATGGCGGCCAAAGTTATCTTCTTGATAATTACAGAGTGGCCCGCAACAGAGGTAGCAACATCGGTAGTTTTACCTTTAACGCTGCCCACAAGCGTTGTTATTGCTTCAGCAATAGCGCTGGGATCCATCAAAGCGCCATCAACAATTGCTTCAGGCGGCAAAGGGGCAATAGCCAGATTTACAAGCTGATAGCCTTTCTTGAGAGGCTTGAGCTCAACAAGTTTAATTGAATAAGACCCTACATCCAGGGCAAAAAGATTTTTTTTCTTTAAAAAAAGCATAAATTAAGAGCACCTACTATATGGCAGAAAATTAATCGTCCCCAAAAACTCTGGAAGCATCGGACAATTTCAATCCTAAAGCCTTTATAATCTTTCTTTTAGTATCCATCCGGCAGTCCATCCCTTTCTCCACCCGATCCACTGTGAGCGGAGAAATACCGGCATTTCTGGCAAGCTCTGCCTTACTGACAAGAAGACTTTCTCTTATTTCTTTCAATTTATTTTTTTTCAAATCGCCACCTAATAATACAAGTTATATTAGCATCAATATGCACAATTAAAACATATCTAAAACCAATGTCAAGCATTTTTTTACAATTTATTATAAATTACATATAATTATATGTAATTATATGTAATTAAGATTCTGCCCAGGAGCTGAATCTATTAGGAAGCATAAAATAGAGAGGAACTAAAAGTACCTGCACAGGATTTGAGCAATATAGGGGGGGGGATATTCTTTAAAAGTAACCTTATCTTCCATAATCAAGATTAAAAACTTGAAATGCACTGGCATTACCATCGGAAACAACTACCTTGACGGCAACCGTACCTTGTCCATTCTCCGGTACTTTCCATTCTATCAA
The Deltaproteobacteria bacterium DNA segment above includes these coding regions:
- a CDS encoding type 4a pilus biogenesis protein PilO — encoded protein: MALDAETIKTGYIKLPDYQKTLISAALMLLLGGLYFYLFYMDKMDEVEGLQQKLTGLQSKVNQVRAVADELPRFEAENKIVSEKLAQALKQLPGSDEIPALLVNMEKMGDQSGIVFESIILQKEKAKDFYAEVPIKLTIKGTYHDTAIFFDNISKLPRIINISRISIGKPKNLGGRLELSIDCMATTYKFIEKKNVPANKRKK
- a CDS encoding PilN domain-containing protein, producing the protein MVKINLLPVRAAAKRESLRAQAMIAVLMLIALFALIGFLHMSITGKIDGLNEDIKRTQAELTRLNKIKAKVDKFKANSKMLAKKLDVIKKLNYGRTDGVKLMDELSNVIPEGLWLESLKGGKKGLTLQGISLDHDAVAAFMTRMEKSDYFTNIKLKSTKKKVIAGENVHQFDLFVIYQPPVPEEKGK
- a CDS encoding pilus assembly protein PilM, translating into MLFLKKKNLFALDVGSYSIKLVELKPLKKGYQLVNLAIAPLPPEAIVDGALMDPSAIAEAITTLVGSVKGKTTDVATSVAGHSVIIKKITLAAMTEDELADSIQWEAEQYVPFDIADVNLDFEILGPDPADESQMEVLLVAAKKEIIDDYTAVLAEAGLNPVVMDIDAFACQNMLEINYSLAEGEAVAVVNIGASLSNINIIKDGLSLFTRDVANGGGQFTEEIAKRFGLSYEDADAAKLGRKVEGADPDEVKAVIQESCDSFSAEIARTLDFFMATNPDDNVSKVYICGGGAKVRNLDKVMSDKLGMHVEVANPFNAISSGKAFDGQYLSDVGPSFGVAVGLAIRTEGD
- a CDS encoding helix-turn-helix domain-containing protein; amino-acid sequence: MKKNKLKEIRESLLVSKAELARNAGISPLTVDRVEKGMDCRMDTKRKIIKALGLKLSDASRVFGDD